Proteins encoded together in one Sphingomonas radiodurans window:
- a CDS encoding acyl-CoA dehydrogenase family protein: protein MATAAELDRPADTTDAFRQEAREWLEANFPQSLRGKDNAMSAVDGPTEETAEQKQWREAMGEKGWGLPTWPKEYGGGGLGRAEARVLGEEMMRIGAYNPIGGMGVMMFGPTLLEYGNEEQKQKHIPGIVRGEVRWCQGYSEPGAGSDLASLQMFAEDKGDHYLVNGQKTWTSGGQWADKCFALVRTDKSQKHAGISFLLIDMDAEGVETRPIRLISGSSPFCETFFTNVKVPKENLVGREGQGWEIGTRLLQHERNSLSGGGGSQGRMNQGEQIPFIAKKYRDVDGEGRLADSDLRTRIIKHEMDQRAFALTLRRAALEAKGNAGPSAATSVMKNVGARITQDRAELAIEIMGMQGLGWEGEGFSHDELAQTRTWLWGKAVSIYGGSSEIQNNVIAKRILGMLDHQ, encoded by the coding sequence ATGGCCACTGCCGCCGAACTCGACCGCCCCGCTGACACGACCGACGCCTTTCGCCAGGAAGCACGCGAATGGCTGGAAGCGAATTTCCCGCAAAGCCTGCGCGGTAAAGACAATGCGATGTCTGCCGTCGATGGCCCGACGGAGGAGACGGCCGAGCAGAAACAGTGGCGTGAGGCGATGGGCGAAAAGGGCTGGGGCCTGCCGACATGGCCGAAGGAATATGGCGGCGGCGGCCTTGGCCGCGCCGAAGCGCGCGTGCTCGGCGAAGAGATGATGCGCATCGGTGCCTACAATCCGATCGGCGGCATGGGCGTGATGATGTTCGGCCCGACGTTGCTCGAATATGGCAACGAGGAACAGAAGCAGAAGCATATCCCCGGCATCGTCCGTGGCGAAGTGCGCTGGTGCCAGGGCTATTCCGAGCCGGGCGCGGGATCCGACCTCGCTAGCCTGCAGATGTTCGCCGAGGACAAGGGCGATCATTATCTCGTAAACGGCCAGAAGACGTGGACGAGCGGTGGCCAGTGGGCCGACAAGTGCTTCGCGCTGGTGCGCACCGACAAGTCGCAGAAGCATGCCGGCATCAGTTTCCTGCTGATCGACATGGACGCCGAGGGCGTAGAGACGCGGCCGATCCGGCTGATCTCGGGTTCCTCACCCTTCTGCGAGACGTTCTTCACCAACGTGAAGGTGCCCAAGGAAAATCTCGTCGGCCGTGAAGGGCAGGGCTGGGAAATCGGCACGCGCCTGCTGCAGCACGAGCGCAACTCGCTGTCGGGCGGCGGCGGCTCGCAGGGGCGGATGAATCAGGGCGAACAGATCCCGTTCATCGCCAAGAAGTATCGCGACGTGGACGGCGAGGGCCGGCTTGCGGACAGCGACCTCCGGACGCGCATCATCAAGCATGAGATGGACCAGCGCGCGTTCGCACTGACGTTGCGGCGCGCGGCGCTCGAAGCGAAGGGCAATGCCGGGCCGTCGGCCGCGACCAGCGTGATGAAGAACGTCGGCGCGCGTATCACCCAGGATCGCGCCGAACTGGCGATCGAGATCATGGGGATGCAGGGGCTCGGCTGGGAAGGCGAGGGCTTCAGCCACGACGAACTGGCGCAGACCCGCACCTGGCTGTGGGGCAAGGCCGTGTCGATCTACGGCGGCTCGTCCGAAATCCAGAACAATGTGATCGCCAAGCGCATCCTCGGGATGCTCGACCATCAATAG
- a CDS encoding MFS transporter yields the protein MRFDHRAVPIALLAMLIDSIGFGIVLPVLPSLIVELGAVSLAEASRIGGYLLAIYAVTHFFAGPVIGNLSDRFGRRRVLLISLICFGVDYTLMAFAPTLAWLFLGRAIAGIAGATYGPANAVIADVTPPERRGQAFGLLGAAFGGGFILGPAVGGLLADFGPRAPFLVAAGLAFLNAALIATLMPETLAPENRRPFDWKRANAIGAFAPLLRAGGATALLAGGLIWQIAHMVYPATWSFFGELALGWDAKAIGWSLAASGVSMMVAQTFLIGRAINRFGEERTVLIGLVAGTIVFAGYAVAREGWQVYALLAFGALTGLVFPSINAILSSRVDASNQGALQGGLASLASLAAIIGPLAMSQALAFGAERGMMGGAFVLASLLCVVAFAIFLFGVVRRPGKLA from the coding sequence ATGCGTTTCGATCACCGCGCAGTTCCGATCGCGCTGCTGGCGATGCTGATCGATTCGATCGGCTTCGGGATCGTGCTCCCCGTCCTGCCGTCGCTGATCGTCGAGCTTGGCGCTGTCAGCCTTGCCGAAGCGTCGCGGATCGGTGGGTATCTGCTCGCGATCTATGCCGTGACGCATTTCTTTGCCGGCCCGGTGATTGGCAATCTGTCGGACCGCTTCGGGCGACGGCGCGTGCTGCTGATCAGCCTGATCTGCTTCGGCGTTGATTATACGCTGATGGCATTCGCGCCGACGCTGGCGTGGCTGTTTCTGGGCCGCGCGATCGCAGGGATCGCGGGTGCGACCTACGGCCCCGCCAACGCCGTGATCGCTGACGTGACCCCGCCCGAACGGCGTGGGCAAGCGTTCGGCTTGCTCGGCGCGGCGTTCGGCGGCGGCTTCATCCTGGGGCCCGCGGTGGGCGGCTTGCTGGCGGATTTCGGCCCGCGCGCGCCGTTCCTCGTGGCGGCGGGGCTCGCCTTCCTCAACGCCGCGCTCATCGCCACGCTGATGCCCGAAACGCTCGCGCCGGAAAATCGCCGCCCGTTCGACTGGAAGCGCGCGAACGCCATCGGCGCCTTTGCCCCGCTGCTGCGCGCCGGCGGAGCGACCGCGCTGCTTGCAGGCGGGCTCATCTGGCAGATCGCGCACATGGTGTATCCCGCCACCTGGTCGTTCTTCGGCGAACTTGCGCTCGGCTGGGATGCGAAGGCGATCGGTTGGTCGCTGGCGGCGTCGGGCGTGTCGATGATGGTCGCGCAGACGTTCCTGATCGGCCGGGCGATCAATCGCTTTGGCGAAGAGCGCACCGTGCTGATCGGGCTAGTCGCGGGAACCATTGTCTTCGCCGGCTATGCCGTCGCGCGCGAAGGGTGGCAGGTCTATGCGCTGCTCGCGTTCGGCGCGCTGACCGGGCTCGTATTCCCCTCGATCAACGCGATCCTCTCGTCACGCGTCGACGCCTCGAACCAGGGCGCGTTGCAGGGCGGGCTCGCGAGCCTCGCCAGCCTCGCCGCGATCATCGGCCCACTCGCGATGAGCCAAGCGCTCGCGTTCGGCGCCGAGCGCGGGATGATGGGCGGGGCGTTCGTGCTGGCGTCGCTGCTGTGCGTGGTGGCGTTCGCGATCTTCCTGTTCGGCGTCGTACGCCGGCCCGGCAAGCTGGCGTAG
- a CDS encoding SDR family NAD(P)-dependent oxidoreductase, with protein sequence MMDGSVAIVTGGGTGIGAAVVRRLAARGVRCVINYAHSRDDAEALAREVGNGSIAVQADIAGDAACRTLVTAATDTFGRLDFLINNAGRTKHVAHENLDDLDAEDFVDIYRLNTVAAFQMVRACAPAMREGPMSAVVNVASIAGIHGVGSSIAYAASKGALITMTQSLARVLAPAIRVNAVAPGYVGTGWFEKMLGEEGKARLDARIADRTPMAMAPQAEDIAGPIEMLLDPAGRAITGEVWRVDAGFHLDTGASRRPGRE encoded by the coding sequence ATGATGGACGGCAGCGTGGCGATCGTCACTGGTGGCGGCACGGGAATCGGCGCTGCGGTGGTGCGGCGATTGGCGGCGCGCGGCGTGCGCTGCGTGATCAACTATGCACATAGCCGCGACGATGCCGAGGCACTGGCGCGCGAGGTCGGCAACGGGTCGATCGCGGTTCAGGCCGATATTGCGGGGGATGCGGCGTGCCGCACGCTGGTCACGGCTGCGACCGATACGTTCGGCCGGCTCGACTTCCTGATCAACAACGCCGGCCGCACCAAGCATGTCGCGCACGAGAACCTCGACGATCTCGACGCGGAGGATTTCGTCGACATCTATCGGCTGAACACGGTCGCGGCGTTCCAGATGGTGCGGGCGTGCGCGCCGGCGATGCGCGAGGGGCCGATGAGCGCGGTCGTCAACGTCGCGTCGATCGCGGGCATCCACGGCGTCGGCTCGTCGATCGCTTATGCCGCGTCGAAGGGCGCGCTGATCACGATGACGCAGAGCCTCGCGCGGGTGCTGGCGCCGGCGATCCGCGTGAATGCGGTCGCGCCGGGCTATGTCGGCACGGGGTGGTTCGAGAAGATGCTGGGCGAGGAGGGCAAGGCGCGGCTCGATGCGCGCATTGCCGACCGCACGCCGATGGCGATGGCGCCGCAAGCCGAGGATATCGCCGGGCCGATCGAAATGCTGCTCGATCCCGCCGGTCGTGCGATCACCGGCGAGGTGTGGCGCGTCGATGCGGGCTTTCACCTCGATACTGGCGCCAGCCGGCGGCCGGGGCGAGAGTAA
- a CDS encoding class I adenylate-forming enzyme family protein, with protein MDQTADLLAQPFGTLSDLIRHHAGTQPDKIAIADDATQITYAALDAMMDRAAAALQRDGTVQGQAVALVSYPSVAQAVMFLAALRAGSVAAPIQPSATPEQIAGMIADSGANLVFLDAANATALAGKTLAARTVMLEALDDWLAPDGTRPAPVDIAPDDGFNIIYSSGTTGVPKGIVQSHAMRWQHLSRNSGAGFDTAITLLSTPLYSNTTLVSFLPTLGWGGTAILMAKFDARGFLELAERYRATHTMLVPVQYQRIMALPDFDAFDLSSFRFKTCTSAPFKAELKRDIITRWPGKLVEYYGMTEGGASFILVADDNPDKLHTVGKLSPGHEAILLDDDGNEVAPGEMGEIVGRSPAMMNGYHKREGATRDAEYYDADGTRWIRHGDVGRIDEDGFLILMDRKKDMIISGGFNIYPSDLEAVLAQHPAVADCTVVGVPSDEWGETPVGFYVPRDGATDDAEAIRIATNEKLGKTQRLSKLYVADELPRSAIGKVLKRELRDRLAAGEFA; from the coding sequence ATGGATCAAACCGCAGACCTGCTAGCCCAGCCGTTCGGCACCTTGTCGGACCTGATCCGCCACCACGCCGGCACGCAGCCCGACAAGATCGCAATCGCGGATGACGCGACGCAGATCACCTATGCGGCGCTTGACGCGATGATGGACCGCGCCGCCGCCGCCCTGCAGCGCGACGGCACGGTGCAAGGGCAAGCGGTAGCGCTAGTCAGCTACCCGAGCGTCGCGCAGGCGGTAATGTTCCTCGCCGCGTTGCGCGCCGGATCGGTCGCCGCGCCGATTCAGCCCTCCGCCACCCCCGAACAGATCGCCGGGATGATCGCCGACAGCGGCGCCAACCTCGTGTTCCTCGACGCCGCCAACGCCACCGCACTTGCGGGCAAAACGCTGGCGGCTCGCACGGTAATGCTCGAAGCGCTCGATGACTGGCTGGCGCCCGACGGCACCCGGCCCGCCCCGGTCGACATCGCCCCCGACGATGGCTTCAACATCATCTATTCCTCGGGCACCACCGGCGTTCCGAAGGGCATCGTGCAGAGCCACGCGATGCGCTGGCAGCATCTGTCGCGCAACAGCGGCGCCGGGTTCGACACCGCCATCACGCTGCTGTCTACCCCGCTCTACTCGAACACCACCCTCGTCAGCTTCCTGCCCACTTTGGGCTGGGGCGGCACCGCGATCCTGATGGCCAAGTTCGACGCGCGCGGCTTCCTCGAATTAGCCGAGCGGTATCGCGCCACGCACACCATGCTGGTCCCGGTGCAATACCAGCGCATCATGGCGCTCCCCGATTTCGACGCCTTCGATCTGTCGTCGTTCCGCTTCAAGACCTGCACATCGGCGCCCTTCAAGGCCGAGTTGAAGCGCGACATCATCACGCGCTGGCCAGGCAAGCTGGTCGAATATTACGGCATGACCGAAGGCGGCGCGTCGTTCATCCTCGTCGCCGACGATAATCCCGACAAGCTCCACACCGTCGGCAAACTCTCCCCCGGGCACGAGGCGATCCTGCTCGACGACGACGGCAATGAAGTCGCGCCGGGCGAAATGGGCGAGATCGTCGGCCGCTCGCCGGCAATGATGAACGGCTATCACAAGCGCGAGGGCGCCACCCGCGACGCGGAATATTACGACGCTGATGGCACTCGCTGGATCCGCCACGGCGATGTCGGGCGGATCGACGAGGATGGTTTTCTGATCCTGATGGATCGCAAGAAGGACATGATCATATCGGGTGGGTTCAACATCTATCCCTCCGATCTCGAAGCGGTGCTCGCGCAGCACCCCGCGGTCGCCGACTGCACCGTCGTCGGCGTGCCGAGCGACGAATGGGGCGAAACGCCGGTCGGCTTTTACGTCCCGCGCGACGGCGCAACCGATGATGCCGAAGCGATCCGCATCGCCACCAACGAGAAGCTCGGCAAGACGCAGCGGCTGTCCAAACTCTATGTCGCCGACGAGCTACCGCGCAGCGCGATCGGCAAGGTATTGAAGCGCGAGCTGCGCGATCGGCTCGCCGCGGGGGAATTTGCATGA
- a CDS encoding thioesterase family protein, which translates to MTSLKEILDGLEPLGDGPGWRGTIPDGWLQGRTGYGGLSAAIALHCAMQSDVDLPPLRSAQVSFIGPLAGPIMVTAHRLRRGKNAAFIQADIESEAGLGLRCTFVFMRAIESEVDYATTTVPDFAQPGPDDTTFKGHPAVAFTQNFEFLDRRDGPNLKPAEWLRWTRLNEREGLDPMVELLAIGDCLPPAALRLLGRNVPMSSLTWILNVLGPTPTTQDGWWLLRSNADYARSGSSSQQMGIWNSAGEMVAEQMQSVAVFA; encoded by the coding sequence ATGACGAGCCTGAAAGAGATCCTCGACGGCCTCGAACCGCTGGGCGACGGCCCCGGCTGGCGCGGCACGATCCCCGATGGCTGGCTGCAGGGCCGCACCGGCTATGGCGGGCTTTCCGCTGCGATCGCACTGCATTGCGCGATGCAATCCGACGTCGATCTGCCCCCGCTGCGCTCCGCCCAGGTCAGCTTCATCGGCCCGCTCGCCGGCCCGATCATGGTCACCGCCCACCGCCTGCGCCGCGGCAAGAATGCCGCCTTCATCCAGGCCGATATCGAAAGCGAAGCGGGGCTCGGCTTGCGCTGCACCTTCGTGTTTATGCGCGCGATCGAAAGCGAGGTCGATTACGCGACCACCACCGTCCCCGATTTCGCCCAGCCCGGCCCCGACGATACGACCTTCAAGGGGCATCCCGCCGTCGCCTTCACGCAGAACTTCGAGTTCCTCGATCGCCGCGACGGCCCGAACCTGAAGCCCGCCGAATGGCTGCGCTGGACGCGGCTCAACGAGCGCGAAGGGCTCGATCCGATGGTCGAGCTGCTCGCGATCGGCGATTGCCTGCCCCCCGCCGCGCTGCGCCTGCTCGGCCGCAACGTGCCGATGAGTTCGCTGACGTGGATCCTCAACGTGCTCGGGCCGACGCCGACGACGCAGGACGGCTGGTGGCTGCTGCGCTCGAACGCGGATTATGCGCGGTCGGGCAGTTCCTCGCAGCAGATGGGCATCTGGAACAGCGCAGGCGAAATGGTGGCGGAGCAGATGCAGTCGGTGGCGGTGTTCGCTTAG
- a CDS encoding EF-hand domain-containing protein → MKRFILAAALAGTTIAGMAAAQNAAPAAKSMPKRAMALDLNKDGIITRAEVTAAADARFAKLDTNRDGTISASERPNKRGTNMRDMTREQLRQKTLARFDRADGNKDGRLEAAERQAMGGKQRRERAGLADGGPRGGRGEMRHGGRHARGGGMGAMMMADANRDGVLTKAEAMSAAQAMFDKVDTNRDGRIDQAERKEARSVMKMRRGGPDGGPGGMPNGAAR, encoded by the coding sequence ATGAAACGCTTCATCCTAGCCGCCGCGCTGGCCGGCACCACCATCGCCGGCATGGCGGCTGCCCAGAATGCGGCGCCCGCAGCCAAGTCGATGCCAAAGCGTGCAATGGCGCTCGACCTCAACAAGGACGGCATCATCACGCGGGCCGAGGTGACCGCCGCCGCCGATGCGCGCTTCGCGAAGCTCGACACCAACCGCGACGGCACCATCTCGGCCAGCGAGCGCCCGAACAAGCGCGGCACCAACATGCGTGACATGACGCGCGAGCAGCTGCGCCAGAAGACCCTCGCCCGCTTCGATCGCGCGGACGGGAACAAGGATGGCAGGCTGGAAGCGGCCGAGCGGCAGGCAATGGGCGGCAAGCAGCGTCGTGAGCGCGCCGGATTGGCGGACGGCGGCCCGCGCGGTGGACGCGGCGAGATGCGCCACGGCGGCCGCCATGCCCGCGGCGGCGGCATGGGCGCGATGATGATGGCCGATGCGAACCGCGACGGCGTCCTCACCAAGGCCGAGGCGATGTCCGCGGCACAGGCGATGTTCGACAAGGTCGACACCAATCGCGACGGCCGCATCGACCAGGCCGAGCGCAAGGAGGCGCGCAGCGTGATGAAGATGCGCCGCGGCGGTCCGGACGGCGGCCCCGGCGGCATGCCGAACGGCGCAGCGCGCTAA
- a CDS encoding response regulator: MADLPHLLLVDDERSIREPLAQYLTKQGFRVTQVGDAEAARTRLGAYSIDLVVLDIMMPGEDGLSLCRHIRATSETPVILLTARTEETDRIIGLEMGADDYVVKPFSPRELAARIKVVLRRMQAGGTRQHAPEAGAYAFAGWVLKTGERTLVDREGVAMPLSTGEYNLLHALATRPRQVLTRDQLLDLTQGREAAAFDRAIDNQVSRLRKKIEVDPKAPQLIKTVWGGGYTLAAEVTRL, from the coding sequence ATGGCCGATCTGCCCCATTTGCTGCTCGTCGACGACGAGCGTTCGATCCGCGAGCCGCTGGCGCAATATCTCACCAAGCAGGGCTTCCGCGTCACGCAGGTCGGCGACGCGGAGGCAGCACGCACGCGGCTCGGCGCCTATTCCATCGACCTCGTGGTGCTCGACATCATGATGCCGGGCGAGGACGGCCTGAGCCTGTGCCGCCACATCCGCGCGACGAGCGAGACGCCCGTCATCCTGCTCACCGCGCGCACCGAGGAGACCGATCGCATCATCGGCCTGGAAATGGGCGCGGACGATTATGTCGTGAAGCCTTTTTCCCCGCGCGAACTGGCGGCGCGGATCAAGGTGGTGCTGCGCCGCATGCAGGCCGGCGGCACGCGGCAGCACGCGCCCGAGGCTGGCGCTTATGCCTTCGCCGGCTGGGTGCTGAAGACCGGCGAGCGCACGCTGGTCGATCGCGAGGGCGTCGCGATGCCGCTGTCGACCGGCGAGTATAATTTGCTCCACGCGCTCGCCACGCGCCCGCGTCAGGTGCTGACACGCGATCAACTGCTCGATCTGACGCAGGGGCGCGAGGCGGCGGCGTTCGACCGCGCGATCGACAATCAGGTCAGCCGGCTGCGTAAGAAGATCGAAGTCGATCCCAAGGCGCCGCAGCTGATCAAGACGGTATGGGGCGGCGGCTACACGCTCGCGGCCGAAGTCACGCGGCTGTGA
- a CDS encoding sensor histidine kinase, whose product MRLPYPRNLPGQLASLLALALFLAQAINLALVLRDRAEFRLAQATRPAAIRIADALERADERPLAPDRGRVRRRATNPIPPRLERHPEVAAELRRQLIEAGVTPGRIDTGIRPIETQHRRRQRGRNADTIVIAVQQPDGGWVSTNAPWPRPDARIVWALLAQTAIIYILILVPVLWLARRISRPLRALAVATRNFTPGAAPTPLESAGPSDVRDVIAAYNALTHRVTAMLDEKDRMLGAIGHDLRTPLASLRVRIESVEDDQDRAKMADTIEEMSRTLDDILSLARLGRPSEAVTEVDLAALVDAVVEDFRDLGADVSFEEAARLRMRLRPTLFRRAVRNLIENAIKYAGAVEVSLQQEGTRVLVCVADRGPGIPQDRLEAVFDPFTRLERSRNRDTGGIGLGLSLARAIVRDAGGEIILANREGGGLTATITLPR is encoded by the coding sequence ATGAGGCTGCCGTACCCGCGCAACCTGCCGGGGCAGCTCGCCTCGCTGCTGGCGCTCGCGCTGTTCCTCGCGCAGGCGATCAACCTTGCGCTGGTGCTGCGCGACCGGGCCGAATTCCGTCTCGCCCAGGCCACGAGGCCGGCGGCGATCCGCATCGCCGACGCGCTCGAGCGTGCCGACGAACGCCCGCTCGCCCCTGACCGCGGCCGGGTCCGGCGGCGCGCGACCAATCCGATCCCGCCGCGGCTCGAGCGCCATCCCGAGGTTGCCGCCGAGTTGCGCCGCCAGTTAATTGAGGCCGGCGTTACGCCCGGCCGCATCGATACCGGAATCCGACCGATCGAAACCCAGCACCGCCGCCGCCAGCGCGGGCGCAACGCCGACACGATCGTGATCGCGGTGCAGCAGCCTGACGGCGGATGGGTCTCGACCAACGCGCCGTGGCCGCGACCTGATGCGCGGATCGTGTGGGCGCTGCTCGCCCAGACCGCGATCATCTACATCCTGATCCTCGTGCCGGTACTCTGGCTCGCCCGGCGCATCTCGCGGCCGTTGCGCGCGCTGGCGGTGGCGACGCGCAACTTCACCCCCGGCGCTGCCCCGACCCCGCTCGAGAGCGCCGGCCCGAGCGATGTCCGCGACGTGATCGCCGCCTACAATGCACTCACTCATCGCGTCACCGCGATGCTCGACGAGAAGGACCGGATGCTCGGCGCGATCGGCCACGACCTGCGCACCCCGCTCGCCTCGCTGCGCGTGCGGATCGAATCGGTCGAGGACGATCAGGATCGCGCGAAGATGGCCGACACGATCGAGGAAATGAGCCGCACGCTCGACGACATCCTCTCGCTCGCGCGCCTCGGCCGGCCGAGCGAGGCGGTGACCGAGGTCGATCTCGCCGCCCTGGTCGATGCGGTCGTCGAGGATTTCCGCGATCTCGGCGCCGATGTCTCGTTCGAGGAAGCCGCCCGGCTGCGCATGCGGCTGCGCCCGACACTGTTCCGCCGCGCGGTGCGCAACCTCATCGAAAATGCGATCAAATATGCCGGCGCAGTCGAGGTATCGCTACAGCAGGAGGGCACACGAGTACTCGTCTGCGTCGCCGATCGCGGCCCTGGCATCCCGCAGGACCGGCTCGAGGCGGTGTTCGATCCATTCACCCGGCTGGAGCGCTCGCGCAATCGCGACACCGGCGGGATCGGCCTCGGCCTGTCGCTCGCCCGCGCGATCGTCCGCGACGCCGGCGGCGAGATCATCCTCGCGAACCGCGAAGGCGGCGGCCTGACCGCGACGATCACGCTGCCGCGCTGA
- the dcd gene encoding dCTP deaminase: protein MSVQSDRWIREQALATGMIEPFVEAQRRDGCISYGLSSYGYDARVADEFKIFTNVDSATVDPKDFAANSFVDRKTDVCIIPPNSFALARTVEYFRVPRDILVICLGKSTYARCGIIVNVTPLEPGWEGHVTLEFSNTTPLPAKIYANEGACQFLFLQGNEPCEVSYADRAGKYMRQRGVTLPKL, encoded by the coding sequence ATGTCCGTCCAGTCCGATCGTTGGATCCGCGAGCAGGCGCTCGCCACCGGCATGATCGAGCCGTTCGTCGAGGCGCAGCGGCGCGACGGGTGCATCAGCTACGGGCTCAGTTCCTACGGTTATGACGCGCGCGTCGCCGACGAATTCAAGATCTTCACCAACGTCGATTCGGCCACCGTCGACCCGAAGGATTTCGCCGCCAACAGCTTCGTCGATCGCAAGACCGACGTGTGCATCATCCCGCCGAACAGCTTCGCGCTGGCGCGGACGGTGGAATATTTCCGCGTGCCGCGCGACATTCTGGTGATCTGCCTTGGCAAATCGACCTACGCGCGCTGCGGTATCATCGTGAACGTCACCCCGCTCGAACCTGGCTGGGAGGGACACGTGACGCTCGAATTCTCGAACACCACGCCGCTGCCCGCGAAGATCTACGCCAATGAAGGTGCGTGTCAGTTCCTGTTCCTGCAGGGCAACGAGCCGTGCGAGGTCAGCTACGCCGATCGCGCCGGCAAATACATGCGCCAGCGCGGTGTGACACTGCCCAAGCTGTAA
- a CDS encoding toll/interleukin-1 receptor domain-containing protein has protein sequence MQWAEWIAATLEAAGHSVFIQSWHIPPGANFVHEMQRASAACERTIAVLSPDYLASMFTQAEWGAAFAADPVGSGRKLVPVRVRMCEPPGLLKSIVYCDLLGLTEELARAKLLRDVSAGPRRPEAAVFPAGGNFPGAADSSVVAPAPDAEPILELMNVLTTTRTAFVAQANLRDDLVRRIAERLTLDLRRVHFETFLADHAEALEPAERRIFRIIRQFTRGTLLEYNKRTLELLDKHPQIVRTLPSASLLRAHLTLWLDKYDAIFLADERLALLYVGVDEGAPFPRAIEVEARAFLERQGGYDGVLGRDAGGMFRG, from the coding sequence CTGCAATGGGCGGAGTGGATCGCCGCGACGCTGGAGGCGGCGGGCCACAGCGTCTTCATTCAATCGTGGCATATCCCGCCGGGCGCGAACTTCGTCCATGAAATGCAGCGGGCGTCGGCGGCCTGCGAGCGGACGATCGCGGTGCTGTCACCCGATTATCTCGCGTCGATGTTCACCCAGGCCGAATGGGGCGCGGCGTTCGCGGCGGACCCGGTGGGGAGCGGCCGCAAGCTCGTGCCGGTGCGCGTGCGGATGTGCGAACCGCCCGGGCTGTTGAAGAGCATCGTTTATTGCGATCTGCTCGGCCTGACGGAGGAACTGGCGCGCGCCAAGCTGTTGCGCGATGTGAGTGCCGGACCGCGGCGGCCGGAGGCAGCAGTGTTTCCGGCCGGCGGGAATTTTCCGGGTGCGGCGGACTCGAGCGTAGTGGCACCGGCTCCCGATGCCGAACCAATCCTCGAATTGATGAACGTGCTCACCACGACGCGGACGGCGTTCGTCGCGCAGGCGAACTTGAGGGACGATCTGGTGCGCCGGATCGCGGAACGGCTGACCCTCGACTTGAGGCGCGTTCATTTCGAGACGTTCCTCGCCGACCATGCGGAGGCGCTCGAACCTGCCGAGCGGCGGATCTTCAGGATCATCCGGCAATTCACCAGGGGCACGCTGCTCGAGTACAACAAGCGGACGCTGGAGCTGCTCGACAAGCATCCGCAGATCGTCCGGACGCTGCCTAGTGCCAGCCTGCTCCGCGCGCATCTCACGCTGTGGCTCGACAAGTATGACGCGATCTTCCTGGCCGACGAGCGACTGGCGCTTCTGTACGTCGGGGTGGACGAGGGAGCCCCGTTCCCGCGCGCGATCGAGGTGGAGGCGCGGGCGTTTCTGGAGCGACAGGGTGGATATGACGGCGTGCTCGGGCGGGACGCTGGCGGCATGTTTCGAGGCTGA